In the Bacillus shivajii genome, one interval contains:
- a CDS encoding DUF881 domain-containing protein gives MKRLKVKGSHVIFSLVLLVTGFIFALSYQLTNDQTGPVAIPNNQWQAEDELRNQVLMEQQINRNLTEELRFLQQQITEIEDEMAHRERTYFNLVEDLDRLRMVTGTVGVKGEGVSVMLDDAEYIHEEENPNNFIVHEQHVQMVIDEMLVSGAEAIAINGHRINHQTYIQCIGPVIEVDGHTSFAPFEITAIGDSETLTQALNMTGGVTDRLVSDNIEVRIEKKNEITLDPYYAERG, from the coding sequence ATGAAGAGATTGAAAGTGAAGGGTAGTCACGTCATATTTTCCCTTGTTCTTTTAGTGACTGGCTTTATTTTTGCCCTTAGTTATCAGTTAACAAATGATCAAACGGGACCAGTAGCGATACCTAACAATCAATGGCAAGCAGAAGATGAACTTCGAAATCAAGTCTTAATGGAACAGCAAATTAATCGTAATTTAACAGAAGAATTACGGTTTTTACAACAACAAATAACTGAGATTGAAGATGAGATGGCACACCGAGAACGAACGTATTTTAATTTAGTAGAGGACTTAGACCGTTTGCGTATGGTAACTGGAACTGTAGGAGTGAAAGGTGAAGGGGTTTCGGTAATGTTAGATGATGCTGAGTATATTCATGAAGAGGAGAACCCAAATAACTTCATCGTTCATGAACAGCATGTACAAATGGTTATTGATGAAATGCTCGTATCTGGAGCTGAAGCAATTGCTATAAATGGACATCGTATCAATCATCAAACGTATATTCAGTGTATAGGACCTGTCATAGAAGTTGATGGTCATACATCTTTCGCTCCATTTGAAATTACAGCTATTGGAGACAGCGAAACATTAACACAAGCTTTAAATATGACAGGTGGAGTTACTGACCGTTTAGTCAGTGATAACATTGAAGTTAGGATTGAAAAAAAGAATGAAATCACTCTAGATCCGTACTACGCTGAGAGAGGATGA
- a CDS encoding cell division protein FtsQ/DivIB: MNDKKVVEIEERIPTLKERRKQRANRRLILYVSTFFLLMTVVIYFQTSISNVQHVEVKGTVYSEEDWVIEASELLNNVNMWRIDSDAVKNRIESNPLISGSSVQRQFPNSVTVHIEEYNVVAYIYGDENYLPLIETGERIPKEFIRSSTPYDAPILKGFEDEDLIVTMADELNKVKNHLRYHMSEIYMTPTENDGSRIMIYMNDGFVVSSTVRDFAERVAPYPSVVEQLDPDEEGIVHMRMNPYFERFNPEEDEEIESEG; encoded by the coding sequence ATGAACGATAAAAAAGTAGTTGAAATTGAAGAGCGTATACCAACGTTAAAAGAACGGCGGAAGCAACGAGCAAATAGAAGACTTATTTTGTATGTGTCAACTTTCTTTTTACTAATGACTGTTGTCATCTACTTTCAAACATCCATTTCAAATGTCCAACACGTAGAGGTGAAGGGAACGGTATATTCAGAGGAAGACTGGGTGATTGAGGCGTCAGAGCTTTTAAATAACGTGAATATGTGGAGAATTGATAGTGATGCTGTTAAGAATCGAATTGAAAGCAACCCGCTAATTTCTGGATCTTCTGTCCAACGTCAATTTCCAAATTCCGTAACGGTTCATATAGAGGAATACAATGTGGTTGCTTACATATACGGCGATGAAAACTATCTTCCTCTAATTGAAACAGGAGAACGTATACCAAAAGAATTTATTCGTTCGTCTACTCCTTATGATGCACCTATTTTAAAAGGCTTTGAAGATGAAGATTTAATCGTGACAATGGCAGATGAACTGAATAAAGTGAAAAATCACCTACGCTACCATATGTCAGAAATATATATGACTCCAACTGAGAATGATGGTTCAAGAATTATGATTTACATGAATGATGGATTTGTTGTAAGCTCTACGGTTCGAGATTTCGCAGAACGTGTTGCCCCATATCCATCGGTTGTCGAACAGTTGGATCCTGATGAAGAAGGGATTGTTCATATGAGAATGAACCCTTATTTTGAGCGGTTTAATCCAGAGGAGGATGAAGAGATTGAAAGTGAAGGGTAG
- the murB gene encoding UDP-N-acetylmuramate dehydrogenase, with the protein MKETMQALSQLEGDVIENEQLKNHTTWKIGGPASLFFEPHSIEALKQGIGIIHDEGIPWFVLGRGSNLLISDKGIDGVVIKLGEKLSDYSLEGNILRVGAGYSLIKLATIISKKGYSGLEFAAGIPGTVGGAIFMNAGAHGSDVSKILTRAHVLFPDGSMKWIENKDMAFSYRTSRLQTEKGIVIEGEFELQQGDAQVIKQELQKNKDYRRDTQPWNYPCCGSVFRNPLPRYAGQLIEESGLKGFSVGGAQVSTVHANFIVNKGDATSKDVLNLIKHIQNTIFEKYHVKMETEVEQVGNSD; encoded by the coding sequence ATGAAAGAGACCATGCAAGCACTATCACAATTAGAAGGGGACGTTATTGAAAACGAACAGTTAAAAAATCATACAACTTGGAAAATAGGCGGACCAGCATCCCTTTTTTTTGAGCCACATTCTATAGAGGCATTAAAGCAAGGAATAGGAATTATTCATGATGAAGGTATCCCTTGGTTTGTTTTAGGGAGAGGTTCAAATTTACTAATTTCAGATAAGGGGATAGATGGTGTTGTCATTAAGCTTGGTGAAAAGCTAAGTGATTATTCACTAGAAGGAAATATTTTAAGAGTTGGTGCAGGCTATTCTTTAATAAAACTAGCAACTATTATTAGTAAAAAAGGATATTCGGGGTTAGAATTTGCGGCAGGAATACCAGGAACAGTGGGTGGAGCGATCTTTATGAATGCTGGTGCTCACGGCTCAGATGTATCCAAAATCTTAACACGAGCGCACGTCCTTTTTCCGGACGGATCAATGAAATGGATCGAAAATAAGGATATGGCATTTTCTTATCGAACATCTCGTTTACAGACCGAGAAAGGAATTGTCATTGAAGGGGAATTTGAGCTTCAGCAAGGTGATGCGCAAGTAATTAAGCAAGAGTTACAAAAAAACAAAGATTACCGTAGGGATACACAGCCTTGGAACTACCCTTGCTGTGGAAGTGTTTTTCGTAACCCTTTACCGCGCTATGCTGGTCAACTGATAGAAGAGTCTGGGTTAAAAGGCTTTTCGGTCGGCGGGGCCCAAGTGTCCACAGTACATGCAAACTTTATCGTGAATAAAGGTGACGCCACTTCTAAAGACGTATTGAACTTAATAAAACATATCCAAAATACAATTTTTGAAAAATATCATGTGAAGATGGAAACAGAGGTTGAACAAGTAGGAAATAGCGATTAA
- the spoVE gene encoding stage V sporulation protein E produces the protein MPKVRSAPDLLLIGATVCLLIVGLIMVYSASAVWADYKFDDSFFFLKRQMFFAGLGLIAMFFMMNIDYWGWRDMAKIFVIICFGLLVIVLIPGVGLVRGGAQSWLGVGAFSIQPSEFMKIAMIFFLSKYLAENQKYVTTWKRGLLPSFGLVLLAFGLIMLQPDLGTGMVMVLTCVVMVFIAGARIAHFVFLGVVGLIGLVGLILSAPYRLERITSFLDPWQDPLGSGFQIIQSLYAIGPGGFLGLGLGASRQKYFYLPEPQTDFIFAILSEELGFIGGAFVLACFAILLWRGLRIALYAPDLYGSLMATGIIGMIAIQVMINIGVVIGLMPVTGITLPLLSYGGSSLTLMLTSIGVLLNISRHMR, from the coding sequence TTGCCTAAAGTGAGGTCTGCTCCTGATTTACTCTTAATCGGAGCTACAGTATGTTTATTAATTGTTGGATTAATCATGGTTTATAGTGCAAGTGCAGTATGGGCTGATTATAAATTCGATGACTCTTTTTTCTTTTTAAAGCGGCAAATGTTTTTTGCAGGTCTTGGCCTCATTGCAATGTTTTTCATGATGAATATTGATTACTGGGGCTGGCGAGACATGGCCAAAATTTTTGTCATCATTTGTTTTGGTCTTTTGGTCATCGTGTTAATCCCTGGTGTTGGTCTCGTTCGTGGCGGTGCGCAAAGCTGGCTTGGGGTTGGTGCTTTTTCAATTCAGCCATCAGAATTTATGAAAATAGCAATGATCTTTTTTCTCTCTAAGTACTTAGCCGAAAATCAAAAGTACGTGACTACATGGAAGAGGGGGCTCCTTCCTTCTTTTGGGCTTGTGTTACTAGCTTTTGGCTTAATCATGCTTCAGCCTGACTTAGGAACTGGAATGGTTATGGTACTAACGTGTGTTGTGATGGTTTTTATCGCAGGCGCAAGAATTGCTCACTTCGTGTTTTTAGGAGTGGTTGGTCTTATCGGACTAGTGGGGTTAATTTTATCTGCTCCATATCGTTTAGAACGGATCACATCTTTTCTCGATCCGTGGCAAGACCCATTAGGTAGTGGATTTCAAATTATCCAATCACTATATGCAATCGGTCCAGGTGGTTTTTTAGGTTTAGGACTCGGAGCAAGTAGGCAAAAGTATTTTTATTTACCAGAGCCTCAAACAGATTTTATTTTTGCGATATTATCTGAGGAATTAGGATTTATTGGTGGTGCCTTTGTCCTTGCATGTTTTGCCATTCTTTTATGGCGGGGATTGAGAATAGCGCTATACGCACCAGACTTATATGGAAGCTTAATGGCTACGGGAATTATCGGAATGATAGCGATTCAAGTGATGATCAATATAGGTGTTGTTATTGGACTAATGCCGGTTACAGGGATTACCTTACCTTTACTAAGTTATGGTGGTTCATCTTTAACATTAATGTTAACGTCCATCGGTGTTTTATTAAATATCAGTAGGCATATGCGTTAA
- the murD gene encoding UDP-N-acetylmuramoyl-L-alanine--D-glutamate ligase, whose protein sequence is MKTTTYFQNKHVLVLGLAKSGTAAAKLLLKLGANVTVNDRLPIEENIEAQELESLGAHVICGSHPLHLIHGELDYVVKNPGIPYTNPLIEKALQEEIPVITEIELASVISEAEIIGITGSNGKTTTTTYIFEMLKGGKKNPLIAGNIGKVACEVAQKATEDDVLVTELSSFQLMGVKSFKPHISIVLNLVEAHIDYHGSMENYTEAKSQIMKNQTENDYLIYNADDELVLNMVEGGQAKKVPFSLNEIFEEGAYLSRDGWLVVLGERLIHKDDMSLPGDHNVANALAAALAAKLTGATNQQMINTLKTFTGVKHRLQFVDTYKGRSFYNNSKATNVPATITSLKAFTQPVVLIAGGLDRGVTFEGLKPLLKERVKAVVSYGETKEMIAKTAESAGVADIKMTSTLPDAVNVAYNLSGEGDVILLSPACASWDQFKTFEQRGNCFIEAVEMITK, encoded by the coding sequence ATGAAAACGACGACATACTTTCAAAATAAACATGTACTTGTCTTAGGTCTTGCCAAAAGTGGTACAGCAGCAGCCAAGTTACTATTGAAATTGGGAGCTAATGTGACGGTGAATGATCGCCTTCCAATAGAAGAGAACATTGAAGCGCAAGAACTCGAAAGCCTTGGAGCTCACGTCATTTGTGGATCCCATCCTTTACATTTAATCCATGGTGAGCTTGATTATGTTGTAAAAAATCCAGGTATCCCTTATACGAATCCACTTATTGAAAAAGCATTACAAGAAGAAATCCCTGTCATTACTGAAATAGAATTGGCTTCTGTCATTAGTGAGGCTGAAATTATTGGTATAACAGGCTCAAATGGGAAAACGACAACGACCACATATATTTTTGAGATGTTAAAGGGTGGAAAGAAAAACCCTCTTATTGCAGGGAATATCGGCAAAGTTGCATGTGAAGTAGCTCAGAAAGCAACTGAAGACGATGTTCTTGTTACAGAATTATCTAGCTTCCAGTTGATGGGGGTAAAGAGCTTTAAACCTCATATTTCAATCGTGCTAAACCTCGTCGAAGCTCATATCGATTATCACGGTTCTATGGAAAATTATACTGAAGCGAAAAGTCAGATTATGAAAAATCAAACTGAAAATGACTATTTGATTTATAATGCTGATGATGAACTTGTGTTGAATATGGTAGAAGGTGGACAAGCAAAAAAAGTACCATTTTCGCTTAACGAGATATTCGAGGAGGGGGCATATTTAAGCCGGGATGGATGGCTTGTTGTCCTAGGTGAGAGGCTGATTCATAAAGATGATATGTCCTTACCAGGGGATCACAATGTTGCTAATGCACTTGCAGCAGCTTTAGCAGCTAAGTTAACAGGGGCGACGAATCAGCAAATGATTAACACGTTAAAAACGTTTACTGGTGTAAAGCACCGTTTACAATTTGTTGATACTTATAAAGGGCGTTCATTTTATAACAATTCAAAAGCGACAAACGTTCCAGCTACGATCACATCATTAAAAGCTTTTACACAGCCAGTTGTCCTTATTGCTGGAGGTTTAGATCGTGGTGTGACCTTTGAAGGGTTAAAGCCATTATTAAAAGAACGGGTGAAAGCGGTCGTTTCTTATGGCGAAACAAAAGAAATGATTGCCAAGACGGCTGAATCTGCAGGTGTAGCTGATATTAAAATGACGTCAACATTACCAGACGCCGTTAATGTAGCATATAACCTTTCAGGTGAAGGAGATGTTATTTTGTTGTCTCCTGCATGTGCTTCATGGGATCAGTTTAAAACATTTGAACAGCGTGGGAACTGTTTTATTGAAGCTGTAGAAATGATCACAAAATAA
- the mraY gene encoding phospho-N-acetylmuramoyl-pentapeptide-transferase gives MLEQGLLFTLILSFLITVLLSPIFIPFLRRLKFGQSIRDEGPKSHQKKTGTPTMGGIMIVLAVVVSTLILASQFHNVGVEIWLLILVTLGFGLLGFLDDFIKVVKKRNLGLTSKQKFLGQVVISAIIYFVLMQSGLPTYITVPGTEFSVELGWLYFPLIIIILVGASNAVNLTDGLDGLVAGTSAIAFGAFAIIAYSLSMYTVSLFSIAVVGAVLGFLVFNAHPAKVFMGDTGSLALGGAIGLIAILTKMELLLVIIGGVFVIETLSVIIQVISFKATGKRVFKMSPLHHHYELSGWSEWRVVVTFWLVGLLFAIIGVYIEVWL, from the coding sequence ATGCTGGAACAAGGGTTATTATTTACTTTAATTTTATCATTTTTAATTACTGTTTTATTATCACCAATTTTTATTCCCTTTTTAAGAAGGTTGAAGTTTGGTCAAAGCATTCGTGATGAAGGGCCAAAATCTCACCAGAAAAAAACAGGTACGCCTACAATGGGTGGGATCATGATCGTTTTAGCAGTTGTGGTTTCCACTTTAATTTTAGCTAGTCAGTTTCACAACGTCGGAGTTGAAATATGGCTTCTGATTTTAGTGACGTTAGGTTTTGGATTACTTGGCTTTTTAGATGACTTTATTAAAGTTGTAAAAAAGAGAAACTTAGGTCTTACATCAAAACAAAAGTTTCTCGGCCAAGTTGTTATTTCAGCAATTATTTATTTTGTTTTAATGCAATCAGGCTTACCGACATATATTACTGTACCTGGAACAGAATTTTCAGTTGAGTTAGGTTGGCTTTATTTTCCACTTATTATCATTATTTTAGTTGGTGCGTCAAACGCGGTGAACTTGACTGATGGTTTAGATGGACTCGTTGCTGGAACGTCAGCGATTGCTTTTGGTGCATTTGCTATTATTGCTTACTCATTATCAATGTATACCGTTTCTCTTTTTTCAATTGCTGTTGTAGGTGCTGTTTTAGGGTTTTTAGTTTTCAATGCACATCCAGCAAAAGTATTTATGGGCGATACAGGCTCACTTGCTTTAGGTGGTGCAATTGGTTTAATCGCAATTTTGACGAAAATGGAACTGCTCCTTGTTATTATTGGTGGTGTTTTCGTTATTGAAACGCTATCTGTTATTATTCAAGTCATTTCATTTAAAGCTACGGGAAAGCGGGTATTTAAAATGAGCCCTTTACATCACCACTATGAGTTATCAGGGTGGAGCGAGTGGAGAGTCGTTGTTACATTTTGGCTTGTCGGCTTGTTATTCGCTATAATTGGCGTATATATTGAGGTGTGGTTATAG
- a CDS encoding Mur ligase family protein — protein sequence MASKIPLQLLREVSSKSIGNVSLTFMVEGVSIDASNVEPGNLFIPLESSSHNGEKNLEEAIEKGAKAALWPEDKPLPDMTPNNFVFFVVDNTRLALQRLASHYLNDIDPIVICVTGNDKVQTTTSMITSILSKQFNIHQSIEGVTPSVSIPLSMLQMPEKTDVFIYEMISYSIDEVMEINNWIVPNYMVLATSNEKTKSQVTWIEDELTKATCIEKNMKATAVLILDGDEASLKRDWKTDPVYCGFDESSLFHITHLSNEGNDIHFQLSGLRMNFILPSHLQHVVKNSVFAIALSVHLGVLPETIAEAIGGFSTIEG from the coding sequence ATGGCATCAAAAATTCCTTTACAATTACTACGTGAGGTTTCCTCAAAAAGTATAGGGAACGTCTCTTTAACATTTATGGTTGAAGGTGTTAGTATAGACGCTTCGAATGTTGAACCTGGAAATCTTTTTATCCCATTAGAATCCAGTTCACATAATGGGGAGAAAAACTTAGAAGAGGCGATCGAAAAGGGCGCAAAAGCGGCTCTTTGGCCAGAGGACAAACCGCTGCCTGATATGACACCAAATAACTTTGTGTTCTTTGTTGTTGATAATACGAGACTAGCTCTGCAACGTTTGGCTTCTCATTATTTAAATGATATAGACCCAATCGTTATATGCGTAACTGGGAATGATAAAGTTCAAACAACGACATCGATGATTACGTCGATATTAAGTAAACAATTTAACATTCATCAGTCAATCGAAGGAGTAACACCGTCTGTTTCAATACCGTTGTCTATGCTACAAATGCCTGAAAAGACCGATGTTTTTATTTATGAGATGATTTCTTATTCAATTGATGAAGTTATGGAAATAAATAATTGGATCGTACCGAACTATATGGTGTTGGCGACTAGTAATGAAAAAACGAAGTCACAGGTGACCTGGATAGAGGATGAACTAACGAAAGCAACGTGTATCGAAAAAAATATGAAGGCGACGGCAGTGTTAATTTTAGATGGAGATGAGGCTTCTTTAAAGAGGGATTGGAAAACAGATCCTGTTTACTGTGGTTTTGATGAATCTTCATTGTTCCATATTACTCATTTATCGAATGAAGGTAATGATATCCACTTCCAATTATCAGGATTGAGAATGAACTTCATCCTTCCTTCTCATTTGCAACATGTTGTGAAAAATAGTGTGTTTGCAATTGCACTTTCGGTCCACTTAGGCGTTCTTCCAGAAACAATAGCTGAGGCAATTGGTGGATTTTCTACGATTGAGGGTTGA
- a CDS encoding UDP-N-acetylmuramoyl-L-alanyl-D-glutamate--2,6-diaminopimelate ligase, whose product MQLNEIVNLLPTYSLTNNSNPLIQDLHMDSREVTQGSLFFCVPGYTVDGHDFAKQAVEKGAVALVAERDLDVDVPVVIVRSTKRAMAIISSAFYQYPTEKLHMIGVTGTNGKTTTTHLIEQILNDAKRNSGMIGTMYMRYGGNEIPVKNTTPESLVLQKEFAKMVESGVDSVTMEVSSHALELGRVHGCRYDVAVFTNLSQDHLDFHETMERYCYAKGLLFAQLGNGNESGQNKVAVINSDDESAKTIEMMSAVPVLTYGIYSDADVKATNINVHEKGTSFLVHIGDHSIDVNLKMTGTFSVYNALAAIAATYASGIRLPEIKKSLEALKGVSGRFERVEIDDALYHVIVDYAHTPDSLKNVLETIKEFAKGKISVVVGCGGDRDKTKRPQMAAVAEELADFVYLTSDNPRTEEPMAILTDMEEGMSGSNYEVIESRKSAIEKAIHSAGKDEIILIAGKGHETYQTIGKTNYHFDDRIVAKEAAEGEK is encoded by the coding sequence ATGCAATTAAATGAAATAGTGAACTTACTACCCACATACTCTTTAACAAATAATAGCAATCCTTTGATTCAAGACCTTCATATGGACTCTCGTGAAGTCACGCAGGGGAGTCTTTTCTTTTGTGTTCCAGGTTATACCGTCGACGGACATGATTTTGCTAAGCAAGCAGTAGAAAAAGGAGCTGTAGCACTTGTTGCAGAAAGAGATTTGGATGTAGATGTTCCTGTTGTCATTGTTAGAAGTACAAAACGTGCAATGGCGATTATTTCTTCGGCATTTTACCAATACCCAACTGAGAAGTTACATATGATCGGTGTTACTGGTACGAACGGAAAAACGACGACAACGCACTTGATCGAGCAAATATTAAACGATGCAAAGCGAAATTCTGGCATGATAGGTACAATGTATATGAGGTATGGTGGAAATGAAATCCCAGTTAAGAACACGACGCCAGAATCTCTCGTTTTGCAAAAAGAATTTGCGAAAATGGTTGAAAGTGGAGTAGACAGTGTGACGATGGAAGTGTCTTCACATGCCTTGGAATTAGGAAGAGTCCATGGGTGTCGATATGACGTAGCAGTATTCACAAATTTATCACAAGATCATTTAGACTTTCATGAAACGATGGAACGCTATTGCTATGCAAAAGGTCTTTTATTCGCACAATTAGGAAATGGAAACGAAAGTGGGCAAAATAAGGTAGCTGTCATTAATAGTGATGACGAATCAGCAAAAACGATTGAAATGATGTCGGCCGTTCCTGTATTAACTTATGGGATTTATTCTGATGCAGATGTAAAAGCAACAAACATAAACGTGCATGAAAAAGGTACGAGCTTTTTAGTACATATAGGTGATCACTCGATAGACGTCAATTTGAAAATGACAGGCACTTTTTCTGTGTACAATGCTTTAGCTGCAATAGCTGCAACATATGCCTCAGGCATACGTTTGCCAGAAATAAAGAAAAGTCTAGAGGCTCTCAAAGGCGTATCAGGACGTTTTGAACGAGTGGAAATTGATGACGCTCTCTATCATGTCATTGTTGATTATGCACATACTCCAGACAGTTTAAAGAACGTATTAGAAACAATTAAAGAATTTGCAAAAGGAAAAATTTCAGTTGTCGTTGGGTGTGGTGGAGACAGAGATAAAACAAAGCGGCCCCAAATGGCTGCAGTAGCTGAAGAGTTAGCTGACTTCGTTTATTTAACGTCAGATAACCCACGAACAGAAGAACCAATGGCTATTTTGACTGACATGGAAGAGGGAATGAGTGGGTCAAATTATGAAGTAATCGAAAGCAGAAAAAGTGCAATTGAAAAAGCCATTCATTCGGCCGGAAAAGATGAGATTATCCTAATTGCCGGAAAAGGGCATGAAACATATCAAACAATTGGAAAAACAAATTATCATTTCGATGACCGAATCGTTGCAAAAGAGGCTGCCGAGGGGGAGAAGTAA